From the Cyanobium sp. M30B3 genome, the window GGGCTACACCAGCGTTGGCCATCGCTTCCGCCTGCACCTGATGGTGAATGCCTGGTGGCAGCCGCTGCGGTTCGCCCTGCCGTCCACGGGCCTGGCGGATGGGCGTTGGCACCGCTGGATCGACACCGCCCTGCCCAGTCCGGACGACATCGTGGCCTGGGGGGACACGCCGCCCCTGGCCGACCACGCCTACGCCGTGCAGCCCCGCTCGGTGGTGGCGCTGCTGGGGCGGGTGGCTGAGGCCAGCTGATGACCGCCCGGATCGCCGTGCTGATCTGGCTGCTGCTGGGCATCGGCATGGCCCTGCTGGAGTGGCCCTACCAGGCCCTCTCCGAGCTGGGCTTCCGCCTGCAGCGCTGGGGTTGGTCGCTGGCGGGGCTGGAGAGCGGCGGGGGCGGCGTTGGTGCCGAACCCCATCTGGGCCAGGCCCTGCTGCTGGTGTTCGGGGCCAGCGCCCTGCTGTTCTGGCTGGCCTGGGGTCCCCTGGCCGCGGGCCGGGGCGGTGGGGTGGCGCCCCTGCTGGCCCTCGATCGGGCCGCGCCGCCCCTGCCGGCCGACGCCGAGGCCCTCTGGCTGGAGAAGCTCAGCCTGCGCAGCCAGCTGGTGCGCCTGCCCCTGATGCTGCTCACCCACGCCGGGGGGCTGGCGGTGGGGGTGGAGTCACCGTCGGTGGCGATCGGGGCCAGCGCCTCCCTGGCGATCCGGCGGCGGTGGCCCCGCTTCCGCCCCCTGGCGGCGCTGCCGCTGCCGGCCGTGGCCGTGATCGGCGGGGCCGCCGGTCTGGGGGTGGCCTTCCGTTCGCCGCTGCTGGCCGTCAGCTATGCCCTGGAGGAAGTGGGTCGGCGCAGCGGGGTGGGTCTGCTGGGGCCGACGCTGCTGGTGTCGGGTGCCGGCGCCCTGCTGAGCACCACCCTGGGCCAGCCGGCCCGGCTCTCGGGCCTGCAGTTCGGCGCTCTGGCGGCCGATCTCTGGGGCTGGGCGGCCCTGTTCACCCTGGCCGGAGCGCTGCTGGGCGGCCTGCTGGTGCGGCTGGCGATCGGCGCGGCGGCGAGGGTGCAGCGGCTGATGGGCCGGCGCCGGTTGCTGGGCGCCCTGCTGCTGGCCCTGGCGCTCAGCGTCCTGGCGGTGCTGAGCGCGGGTCTGAGCCTCAACGACGGTTCGCTTTCCCTGGCCCCTGCCCTGGCGGGGCAGAGCGGCGGGCCTCCCCTCACCCTGTTGTGGCGGGGCCTGGCCACCCTGGTGAGCCTGGCGGCCGGGGCGCCTGGTGGGCTGATGCACGACAGCATGACCCTGGGAGCCCTGCTCACCTCCCTGCTGCCGGGGCAGAGCGACCTGTCCACTGCCCAGCTGGGCCAGCTGGCGGCGGTGGGCGCGGTGGCCCTGTTCGCCGCAGCCCAGGGCACCCCCCTGTTCTGCGCCGCGTTTGTGTTCACCCTGCAGGGGGATCCCCAGCTGCTGCCGGCCCTGCTGCTGGCGAGCGCCGTGAGTGATGCCCTCAGCACGGGGCTGCGCGGGGAGGGTTGGAACGGCCGGCAGTGCGCCGCCCTGCTGCAGCCCCTCAGCGCACCACCAGCTGCAGGCGATGGCCGTCGGGATCGCTCACCTGCAGCCCGGCCCGAAAGCCCAGCTCCCGAGCTTCCGGGGGAGACAGAGCCACCACCGCGGGGCTGAGCAGCCGGCCGCCATGGGGCTCGATCGCCGCGGCGATCGCTTCAAGCTGCCCGATCTCCTGGCCCACCACCAGGCGCAGCTGGCCGTGGGCCCGGTCCTGGGGGCCCAGATCGGCGGGCATGGGCCGGCCGCCCTCCGGGCTGCGGTAGTCGAGGCACTCGATGCCGGCGCCACTGGGGCAGCGGTGGCTGGTGATGCGCACCTGGGTGCTGGTGAGACCATCGAGCCGGTCCTGCTCGGGCCCCTTGTTGATGCCATCGCCGCCCAAGCGCAGGCCCAGGAGCTGGTTGTAGAAGCGGCAGCTGCGTTCGGTGTCGCTGATGCCGATGGCGCTGTGGTCGATACCCAGGAACAGGCCGGTGTTTTCAGGGCTGTGCCAGCGGGCGTCGCCCTTATCTGGCGGGAATTGCAGCAGCTCCAGGCAGTGTCCTTCGGGGCCGTGCAGTTTGTAGGCCTCGATGCCGGCGGCGGCGCTGTTCCAGTCGGGCAGGCGCTGGGGCGCGGCGGAGATGGCCTGCAGGGCGCCGGCGGCGATCGCCTGGCGCAGCGAGGCGCTGGCCCGCTCCAGATCCCGCACCACCACGCAGATGTGCTGGAACCACAGGTCGTTGCTGCGGCTATCTGCGGGAAAGGGGCGGCCCGGCCGTTGGCCGGGGGGCAGGGCCTGTACCTCCAGCAACTCCAGTCGTTCGCGGCCCAGGGCCAGGCGCACCAGCTTGAGCTGGGCCCCCGGCAGGCCGATCAGGCTGGCGTAGCCAGGGCCCGGCTCGATCGCATCGAGGCGGCGGCAGCCCAGCTGGCTGCAGAAGAAGGCGGCGCAGGCCTCGGCGTCGGCGCAGCTGAAGCTCACCGCCTCCAGGTGCGGCCAGGGGGCCAGGGCGCCGGCGCCGGCCGCGGCGATCTGGCCGTCGCGCTGGGGCGTCATTCCCGACACGCCCAGGCCGCCCAGCAGCTCACCACCCCAGCGCAGGGCGATGCCGCCGCCCATGGCTGCCGCCGGCTGGCCCAGGGCCGGGGCCAGCTGCAGCAGGGCCGGCCGCTCGCCATTGATGGCCGCCTCCAGACCGGCGGTGTCGCTGCCCGTGAGGGCGGCCATGCGGGCCTTGGCGATCGCCGCCTCGGCGGCGGCGGGGCTGGCGCCATCGAGGCGCCGGAAGGCCACCAGCCGGCCGCCTCCGTCCACCACCGCGGCGGCCACCCGGGAGCCGTCCAGTCGGGCCTCGGCCAGGGCGGCCGCCAGCAGGCGCTCGGCGTCAGCGAGTTCCAGAACGAAGGCGGATCGCATCGCGCTCAGCCCCACACGATCCGCATCAGCCAGAGGTGGCCCTCCAGCTCCACGCCGGCGGCGGCCGCTTCCAGATCGCCCTCGCCCAGGCGCAGGGTGGCCTCGGCCTGGTGCTTCACCAGATCCACGCCGCTGAACTGGAAGCCCAGTTCGGCCCCCAGGGCGGCGATGGCGTTGAGATTGGGGCAGCTGTTCAGCTGGGCCAGCAAGTCTGGATCGCCCTTGGCCTGCCGCAGAAAGGCTTCGAGCTGGGGATTGGCCATGGGGGCACGAGGTGGGGGGGGGAGCGATGAGGGGATTCAGCGTTGCCAGGTGGCGCCGCGGGTGCCCGTGAACAGGGCATAGAGGGCGGTGGAGGCGCAGAGGAACAGGCGGCTGCCGTAGCGGTCGCCGAAGCAGAGGTTGCTCACGCGCTGCGGCACCAACACCTTGCCCAGCAGGGTGCCGTCGGGGGCAATCACGTGCACGCCGTCGGCGGCGCCACACCACAGGTTGCCGTGTTCATCCACCCGGAAGCCATCGGCCCAGCCTGGCGTGATTTTGTGGAACACCTCGCCACCGCTGAGGCTGCGGCCGTCGCTGTTCACCTGGAAGCGGCGG encodes:
- a CDS encoding chloride channel protein, with amino-acid sequence MTARIAVLIWLLLGIGMALLEWPYQALSELGFRLQRWGWSLAGLESGGGGVGAEPHLGQALLLVFGASALLFWLAWGPLAAGRGGGVAPLLALDRAAPPLPADAEALWLEKLSLRSQLVRLPLMLLTHAGGLAVGVESPSVAIGASASLAIRRRWPRFRPLAALPLPAVAVIGGAAGLGVAFRSPLLAVSYALEEVGRRSGVGLLGPTLLVSGAGALLSTTLGQPARLSGLQFGALAADLWGWAALFTLAGALLGGLLVRLAIGAAARVQRLMGRRRLLGALLLALALSVLAVLSAGLSLNDGSLSLAPALAGQSGGPPLTLLWRGLATLVSLAAGAPGGLMHDSMTLGALLTSLLPGQSDLSTAQLGQLAAVGAVALFAAAQGTPLFCAAFVFTLQGDPQLLPALLLASAVSDALSTGLRGEGWNGRQCAALLQPLSAPPAAGDGRRDRSPAARPESPAPELPGETEPPPRG
- a CDS encoding VOC family protein, with the protein product MTPQRDGQIAAAGAGALAPWPHLEAVSFSCADAEACAAFFCSQLGCRRLDAIEPGPGYASLIGLPGAQLKLVRLALGRERLELLEVQALPPGQRPGRPFPADSRSNDLWFQHICVVVRDLERASASLRQAIAAGALQAISAAPQRLPDWNSAAAGIEAYKLHGPEGHCLELLQFPPDKGDARWHSPENTGLFLGIDHSAIGISDTERSCRFYNQLLGLRLGGDGINKGPEQDRLDGLTSTQVRITSHRCPSGAGIECLDYRSPEGGRPMPADLGPQDRAHGQLRLVVGQEIGQLEAIAAAIEPHGGRLLSPAVVALSPPEARELGFRAGLQVSDPDGHRLQLVVR
- a CDS encoding Nif11-like leader peptide family RiPP precursor, whose product is MANPQLEAFLRQAKGDPDLLAQLNSCPNLNAIAALGAELGFQFSGVDLVKHQAEATLRLGEGDLEAAAAGVELEGHLWLMRIVWG